The genomic DNA TGCGCGTGAGTGCCCGCCGCAGCTCCGCCGACCGGCGCCAATCCGAGAGGCAGCCCAGGTGCCCGTGCAGCGGGAACGGGTGAGCGGTCGCCGGGAATCTCTGTGCACACAGCAGGCTCCACGCAGAGCCAAAAAAGTCACACACGAGGCCAGGccccgtggctcacgcctgtaatcccagcactctgggaggacgaggcgagaggatcactcgaggtcaggagttcaaaaccagcctgagcaagagcgagaccccgtctctactaaaaatagaaagaaattagctagacaactaaaaacatatataaaaaattagccgggcatggtggcacatgcctgtagtcccagctactcgggaggctgaggcagaaggatcacttgagcccaggagtttgaggttgctgtgagctaggctgacaccacggcactctagcccgggcaacagagtgagactctgtctcaaaaaaacagtcACCCACGAAAGGCCCCATCCGTGGGGGCCAAGGGCTGGTCTGGGGGCCTGGGCGGTCCTGCCCGAAGAGGGGCTCCGGAGAACCGTGGGGTGGGCCTGGTAGAGCTGGCAGCGGCAGCTAAGGGCAGACGGGCGGCACACAGGGCCTGCGCCCCCTTCCTGCGCCCCTTCCGCGCCCTCCTCTGCCCGCGCCCGGCCACAAGCCTCGCCCGTGACACCCGGGATGGACTCGCGATGCGGTTGAACCGCCCCGACAGCCACTCCACACCCTGCTCCGGGTGACACCCTCGCCCCAGACAGGGCGGGCGGCGTCATTCCCGGGGAGGGCGTGCGGCGTTTGAGGAGGCCGGGTGGGACGGCAGGGTTGGTCGGTGGTGGCTCGGGGCCGCCGGAGTTGGGCAGGGACAGGCAGCCAGCGGGGATTGCCGCCCGCCCCAGCCATGGCCCTGGACAGAGCGGCTCTCCTGCTGCTggtgctgggcctgggcctggccggtgCCCAGAAGACGCTAGAAGAAGTGCCGCTGCAGCCGGGGTTTGAGGCGCGGAGGGTGAGTCAGGTCCACGAGACCTGGACATCAGAGTCAGGTGGGGGGCCATGATGGGGGCAAGACTcaggcccagcctggccctgagGAACCCTGGAGGCAGCTTGTGCCAGGCCTTGGCCACCTAGGCGGGCCAGCTCTGTCCTGCTCAGTGCACAGGCCGCCGGTTTCCTCCGGCCCTTCCTGCTCTTCCCGGCCCAGAGCCAGCCCTGAAGGCGGCCAGGCGGGGGCTGGGGAAGCAGAGCCCTCAGccggccaggcagggccaggcatCCGCCCAGGTAGCTCGAAGGGGACAGCCCTGGGGGCAAGGAGAGTGTCCTGTGCCTCCTCCCTGCAGGGCCCCCCTGCCCTCCTCTGGGGTCCCAATTAGGGCTCAGCTCCAGGGCAGGGTGGCCCCTCAGCCCCCCAGGACTGaggaggggaggagctgggggaagTGGGGGCcctgagggtggggtggaggcgaACAcccccaggaaggaaggaagggggctcATCCCGCCTGGCCCCGCAGACCAGGCCGGACGGGGTGGTGGGCAGCGGCAGGGTGCCCCACGTAGGGGCTAGCTGGCCCCGCGGTCCCCGTAGGTGGAGGGACGCTGGTTCACCCTGCGGCTGGCGGCCAGCCACGGGGACCTAGTGTCCCCGACGGACCCCCTGAGGCTCGCTCTGCACTCCATCCATGTCGAGGACAACGGGGACGTGGCGTTCCTGCTGCTCTGGAGGTGAGCCTGGGCCCCGGCACCCAGGCGTGGCTCTCAGACCCAGGGGGCAGTGACGGCCGTCAGAGCCGGGACACATGGCACTGCCCCTCCACCCGCCCCGCCAGGGAGCTGGACGCTACCGGGCTTCCGGGGGGCCGGGCCAGCAGGAAGGACACGCAGCCCGGCCGCAGGGCTTCGGCCAGTTCCGGGGGGGGGGGACGCCCGTCAAGGACGTGGGCCGGTGTGGCCGCAGCTTCCTGCCGCAGCGGGAGCCCCGGCGTGGCATTCAGCTGGGCCGGCTCCGGTGTCAGAGTGGCCCCCGGCTCCCGACAGCACCGCTGGGCCCACCAGCCGCCCCGCACAAACCCCTTTCCTCCCGGGGGGGTGGtcctgctggggggggggctgtgccGTCGGCAACAGAAAACATGGGGGGGGACAAGCCCCTCCGAGCTGTGACACTGGCCAGTCGCTCAGTCACAGACACCCCACGGCAGCCCTGTGGGGTCCCAGGGCCCCCGCCCCAGGTGAGAGGCTGAGGACCCCGGCAAGGGCGTGGGGTGGGGCTTGTCTGTGCGCAGAGTGGCAGCAGCCGGGGAGGACGGACGGACGGACACCCGCTCTGGCCCCGCCCCAGACTTTGGCTCAGAGCCAAGGCCGGCGGGTCCGCCCTGCAGGGAGGCTGGCTTCCTGGCAGAAGCGAGGAAGTCCCTGCTTCCCccgctgcaggaggaccctccagCCCCATCCCTGGCGCCCTACGGACACCCCTCCTCCCGAGGCCCCACGAGGCCTCTGAGCCGGGGGAGGGGCTCCCGGGCACCTGCCGGGCAGCTCTGGTGCCCCCTGGTGTGGCCACCGAGTCCTGGGTAGGGCAACGGGGGCGAGCGGGGCCGGCCTGAgtccctgtccctcctcccagGGGCGCGGGGGTGTGCGGGGGAGAAAACGTCACCGTCCACCCCACTGAGCTGCAAGGCCAGTACCGAGGCTCCTGTGAGTACCCCTCTCGGGCGTCCCCCCCAACAGGACACACGGACACCCCGTCCTTGTCCCGGCGGTGACACTGGGGGAGCCCACGAGGCCTTGGGGTGGGGGTTCGGGCGGggggggcggagggggaggggccccCATCACCAGCTGGGTGTCCGCAGTCGAGGGGGGCCGCCTGCGTGTGCGCTTCGTGGGCACCGACTACAGCAGCCTCATCCTGCACGTGCGCTTCGAGGACGAGGACGTCACCAGCCTGTGGGTGCTGCTGGGTAGGCAGCGGCTGTCCCCAGaatggtggggagggggaggggccctcggacggcggggagggggaggggcgctggGCTTGCTGTCGGGAAGGGGGTCTCCGTGCTGGCTGGGAGGGACCCGGGGAGGGGTGGGCACTGGGAGATGCCACGGCCTGAGTGACACACAGACACGGGAGGGGCCGGGCAGCCCGGTGACAGGGCGTTGGCCAGAGCCCGGGGCAGCggagcagggtgggggctgcagggggaCCCTCCACTGAGGTGGGCGGGGCCCGACGCACCCCTGCAAGGTGCACTTTGCCTGCTGTGCCCAGAGCAGCCCGTTTGagaggcgggcgggcgggtggcCATTGCAACCGGGGCTTCCCGGGGccagtgtgggggtggggcacggCTGCACAAGGTCCAGCCTGGgtcctggtgggggtggggcggaaGAGACAGAGGCTCCCGCCTGGCCCCTCACCCGCCCTGCTCTGCCCTCAGCCAGAGGGAAGCTGGAGGACCCGCAGTGGCTGGGGAAGTACCTGGGGTTCGTGGGAAAATTCCACCTGCAGGAAGCTCCGGTCTTCAACGTGGACGGTGAGCGCCGCCTGCAGCCCAGCTCCGCCCCTGCGGGCGCGTCCCCCGCGGGCCTCACGGGGCACCAGTGACCCGGCGACGCGGGCACAGTGCCGGGTCCCTCGCATCGATGTGGCGCAGAGACGTTCAGAGACAAGGCTGAGGCCGCAcagccaggaggaagaggaggagctggaAGTGGCCCACAGCTCCTGCCTCCTGAGCCCAGTGCCCTGCCGGCCTCCCCCTTGCGCCACCTCTCTGGGCATCATTGAGTCGATCAGCAAACACACGGGCCAGGCCTGTTCTGGGGGCGTGGGATGCACTCAGAACAGGACAGGCAGCCTCCCCAGCCCCGTGCGGGCTGCACTGCGGGCAGCAGCGTGACTGGGCGTGGCCAGGCTGCGTGTGCCGGGCGGCCAGGTGGACATCCCGGGAGAAGTTGGGGGAGGAAGCCCGTGGCTGCCGGGATCATGCGGCTGGCATGGCGGCCGGAGCgggtggtggggtgggagtggggcaaAGTCCAAgggcaggtggggcctgggggtCCCGTGAGGACTAGGGGGACACAGCCCCGTGGGGGGCTGGACAGCAGGGGCCGGGTGGTCCCGGCCACGGTCTGTTCTGTCCTGCGTGGCGGATGATTGATCGATTTCAAAATGAACGAATGGAGATCACCCGCGTTTCCTCTTCCTCCCGCAGGCCAGTGTCCCCCTCCCCGGGTCTAGTCCAGCCGCCTCCTGGGCCCTCCCGCCTGGCCCCGTCCGTCTGGAGCCTCTGTTCTGTCCCTACCCCTGCTGGGAAGGGCTCCTCCTCCCTGTGGGTCACCGGGTCCTGTCACCAACAGCCAAGGGACTGGCGCTGTCCTCCAGCCTGGTCCACAGGCTTGAAGAacacctgggggtggggtgaggaggggccCCCAGGCTCCTCAGGAACGTGTCATAGGCAGAGCAGCCTCGGCGAGGGCCGGGGCGTCAGCCGTGCGCGTCAGGGCTGTGCACCTGTGCGCAGGTGAGCAGACACGAGGCCACACCTTGGAGCCGGGGCCACTCCTGCGCCGGGGCCCGGCAGGACAGGCCCTGAGAAACCGGGTCACGGCCTGGGTGCTCACCCTCtgggagaggctgagacaggcacAGCCAGACGCTGCCCGGAAAACGCCCTAGTGACGCCGCCCTTCGGCAAAACCTTTCCCACCATGATCCACCTCGGCGACACAAACCCGGCCAGCAGGCGAGGGGCGTGGTCACAAATCACACGAGACTCACCGTCGCTTCCCGCAAACCGGCGAGTCCAGCCGGAAACACGTGAGGGAAACGacaagtaccgtgtttccccgaaaataagacctccccataaaacaagccccagcaggatgtctaagcatgtgcgcaatagaagccccaccccgaaaataagccctagtgacgggcgtggctgcgcagcgcgtctgcacaacccgtgcatgtcgtcgcggagcgggaaagaagatgagcagcccttctcatccgccccgtcgtgacagctgctaccccagaggtgactggaagggtgcgggcagccccaccaacaaggtcagctccccctgtcgggtcccggccatcctgtgcgtgctgcaagctgaggctttgaggggaaaataacacatcccctgaaaataagccctagggtgtcttcttgaggacaaataaatataaggccctgtcttattttcggggaaacacggtacctgccCATCCACTTAGCGAGAGACTCAGGGAACCCGTATGAGGACGGTGAGAAGCGGCCGGTTCCCGGCACTGACTGACTCCAATGAACCGAGCTCTCGAATTTCCGTGACTCCCCAACAGCACGGACCTAATCACCCGCAAATCGATCTACACACTTGAAGCGGTTCAGTCAATATTCCAGTGGGATTTTCCCCCTGAACCTGAAAAGCTGAATCTAAAATTTACAGGAGGGAATAAAAAGTGTCAACACGTTCTAAGAAGAAGAGTGATGCGGGTGGACGCAGGATTCCGCCCTCCTGTGGAACCGTGACGGCGATGGCGGCAGCTTGGGGACCGCCAGGCCGGGGAAACCAGCACAAAGTCCGGGAAACGGACAGGGAGTCGGGGGACGGACACAGCCCGGCGGGAAACCCCAACATTACACACGGCAGCCCTTCGAGAAGAGCGTATTTATCCCATGAAAATCGTGTCGGAGGAAATGAACAAGACATGTAGGGGAAAGACGAGGTTAGATATGTCACCTAGCATATTGTCTTAAAGTGATTCCTCattctgaataaaaagaaaacgtGAAGTTCTACAATTTCTGTGACTCGGGGAGGGGAATTTCTGTAACACTGCAGGGGGGGAGACGGCAGCTACGAAAGCTTTAAGCTCTGGTGATGTCAGAGACGGCACCAACAAAGTTAAAAGCAATtgatggggccgggcgcggtggctcacgcctgtaatcccagcactctgggaggccgaggtgggtggatcgtttgagctcaggagttcgagaccagcctgagcaagagtgagaccctgtttctactaaaaaattagaaagaaatttgctggacaactaaaaaaaaaaaaaaaaatatatatatatatatatataaataaaactagccgggcatggtggcacatgcctgtgttcccagctactcgggaggccgaggaggaggattgcttgagtccaggagtttgaggttgctgtgagctaggttgacgctacagcactctagccagggcaacagagtgagactctgtctcaaaaaaaaaaaaagcaattgatGACAAGAGATAATTTCTGCAGCAAACCTGACCGAGGCTCCCGGCCACGGCCTGAGTACACACATCAGAATCCTCCAAGGACAAAAGAAGCATTAGAAAAAAGGagcagaagacagaaaaaggctatTTGCATGCACAGGTCTAAAGGCcgggaaatataatttaaaagatttggcttcataagtaataataataataaaaaagagatgcTTTTGTTGCTTAGCAACGTGGCAAATTAAAGTTTAGAAAGTGAATTAGCGTCCACCGTGGGGCGGTGACCAGGTTCCGTGAGTCTCCTACCTGGGCTCGCTCTCTGCCCCGGGGGAAACTCTTAAGCATTAGAGTTGGGGTCACCCGCCGTCCTCCCCAATATATCAAggattttataatgttttaacaTTGAGCCCATGGTTTTTTTAGTGGTCAAATTTCAGGAACCCTCTCGGTGAGTTTTCTAGCCTCATCCGTACATTGGCAGCAAAAGCTAGCTTTGTCCCGAGTGGTAGGgtcttcccccacccccgccccccacgtCCAGACCTGGCCCCGGACTGCTGATCACGGATATGGCCGACAGAGGGTCTGTGGCCGATATCTTATCTGTTGTCTCCCTTCCGAAACACGCATAGATTCTTTAGAACCGAGAGCTCCTCTGAAACGTCATCTCATTTTAGCCAAAGGAGACAAAGTGCGGAGAAGGGCGGGGCGAGCCCCCCCCCCACACGCAGGTCCTCGCCACGAactgggagcaggagggaggccaGCGGCAGCGGCCAGAGAGGACTCCTGGATTGGCTCCGGGTCCGGCCTGCGCTCagggggctgctgggaggacaGCACGGCGGCCAGCGCCACCAACCAGGCGTTTCAGTGGCCCTGATTTTTGGGGTTGTGTCCTGCGTTAGTCCCCCCGGGGCTGCTGGAAGGAATAGGCACACAGGGTGTGGCTCAGACAGGAGCCACCTCTGCCGGTCCTGGAGGCCGGACCGCTGCGACCAGGGCGTGGGCGGGGCTGGGCctgctctcccccacccccagcccgccccCGTGGGTGCCAGTGTCCTGATCTgcccttctttttttatttgagacagagtctcgctttgtcgcccaggctagagtgagttccctggcgtcagcctggctcacagcaacctcaatctcctgggctcaagcgatcctcctgcctcagcctcctgagtagctgggactacaggcatgcgccaccatgcccggctagttttttctatatatattagttgtccagttaatttctttctattttcagtagagacggggtctcgctcttgctcaggctggtctcgaagtcctgacctcgagcgatcctcccgcctcggcctcccggagtgccggggttacaggcgtgagccaccgcgccggcctcaGCTTAATTTTGCTGTTACAAAGACAGATGATGGGTTGTCGTCTTAAAGCCACGGGCGCTTTATTTTATCTAAAGCAGAGAGATTTACCCTCCTCCGTGGCAAAGGCCCTCTGCCAGCAGTGCTTGGGGACAGAAGTGTCCGGAACATGGCTGTGTCTTTAGCAGCCACAGTCTAGCGGGGGCTGAGGCTGCAGCACTTTCTTTGCGTGTCTAAGCGTGTGGGCAGTGACAAGGCCAGGCCTTGAGCTCGGGGTGTCGGTCAGGAAATCTCGGTTCACGGCAGCTGCGGCCACGGAGGGAGAGTGTCCAGGACCCGACGAGCTGTGGGGAGCAGCTTGGACAGCCCCAGCGGGTGTGGAGGGTGAGCCATGCCGCGCCCCGCAGCCCAGGCCGTGGCCGTGTTTGGAGACCTTACAGAGGTTacaagtgtgtgtgggggggtcctTTATccagtgtgactggtgtcctcatcAAAAGGGCAGATCAGGAGGACcggacgaggtggctcacgcctgtaatcctagcattctgggaggccgaggcaggaggatcacttaaggtcgggagttcaaaaccagcctgagcaagagcaagactccatctctactaaaaaatagaaagaaaattaattggccaactaatatatagagagacaaaattagctgagcatggtggtactcgcctgtagtcccagctactcgggaggctgaggcagggggatcgcttgagcccaggagcttgaggttgctgtgagctaggctgacgccacggcactcactctagcctgggcaacaaagtgagactctgtctcaaaaaacaaaacaaaacaaaaaagggcaGGTTAGGAGGACcggacgaggtggctcacgcctgtaatcctagcactctgggaggccgaggtgggaggattgctcgaggtcaggagttcaaaaccagcctgagcaagagcaagaccccgtctctactaaaatagaaagaaaattaattggccaactaaaatatttatagacaaaattaggcatggtggcgcatgcctgtagtcccagctactcgggaggctgaggcaggaggatcgcttgagcccaggagtgtgaggttgctgtgagctaggctgacgccacggcactctagcagaGAGACAATGTCTAAAAAAACCCCACTAAGATGAGTGCCTGCTGGATCCCTCTGTGGACTCACTGGGTGCACAGCGCAGGGGGACACAAGGGCGCGGCcgtccccctcgcccccccaACGCTGTGAAGCCGGCTGCACGTTTGTTTGCAGAGGAGCTAAGATTTATTTTCCCCCTTCGCATATCAGCACTTTCCCACGCTGTGAAcgttaaataaaaaaataaagtcccttCCACGCGGGAAGTACCCCCACGCTGCCCACGGCGTGTACACAGTGGCGTCAGGCGCAGGGGCGCTGCCGCTCTGCCCGGCACTGGCTGGCCTGGGCGGCTCGCGGCCCGCGGGAGGAAGGGGCGTGCGTTTCGGAAGGGCGTGGGTTCTCTCGCCTCTGGGAGACGCAGGGTGAGGAGGCGCGTCGtcccccgccgcccgccggggCGCGCCTACCAGTCCTCGCGAAACCCGGGCGGGTCGTCCAGCTTCCTCCCCGAGTGGTGCACCACCCGCACGTAGTGCACCTGGGCCGGCGGGTAGAAGGCGGCGTCCCAGTTGTACTCGGGCGACAGCACCGTGGTGGGCTTGTGCAGGAAGAAGTATTTGTTCAGGTGCTTTTCGTAGGTGCTGTTGAGCCCCTTCTGGACGTCGTGGGTGGCCCCGTACAGGTACTTCTCGATGAAGCTGAGGACGTGGAGGGGCGTGCCGCCCACCAGGGAGCCGTCGTAGTAGAAGTCCCCCTGCCCAAAGGGGATGTAGGCCGCCGAGCCGGGCTTCCGCTCGTAGGGGAAGTCCTTGGCGTCTCTGAAGTACCACCAGGGGTGGAGCTGGGCCACGGACGCGCCCAGCGCCTCCACCCCGAACTCGTGCTGGAACACCTGGTTGGGCGTCATGCTGAAGAGGAAGTCCACCTCGGCCTGGATGCGGCCCACGATGTACTCCCCCAGGCTCCTCATGTGCACCAGGTTCGCGTCGAACCACCAGCTCTCCCTGCCC from Microcebus murinus isolate Inina chromosome 12, M.murinus_Inina_mat1.0, whole genome shotgun sequence includes the following:
- the LOC142874250 gene encoding beta-lactoglobulin encodes the protein MALDRAALLLLVLGLGLAGAQKTLEEVPLQPGFEARRVEGRWFTLRLAASHGDLVSPTDPLRLALHSIHVEDNGDVAFLLLWRGAGVCGGENVTVHPTELQGQYRGSFEGGRLRVRFVGTDYSSLILHVRFEDEDVTSLWVLLARGKLEDPQWLGKYLGFVGKFHLQEAPVFNVDGERRLQPSSAPAGASPAGLTGHQ
- the GLT6D1 gene encoding putative glycosyltransferase 6 domain-containing protein 1, with amino-acid sequence MNYKRRMLLLISSTLLLILVDRHFRKQEELQLSDWFTPSNRFDVITTTDWLAPVIWDGTFDREALEKHYRGRNITVGLAVFATSRVSEKYVRTFLLSANRHFMPGHRVIFYVLAGALFNRPDVVLGPRRSLRVLPVGRESWWFDANLVHMRSLGEYIVGRIQAEVDFLFSMTPNQVFQHEFGVEALGASVAQLHPWWYFRDAKDFPYERKPGSAAYIPFGQGDFYYDGSLVGGTPLHVLSFIEKYLYGATHDVQKGLNSTYEKHLNKYFFLHKPTTVLSPEYNWDAAFYPPAQVHYVRVVHHSGRKLDDPPGFREDW